A DNA window from Hordeum vulgare subsp. vulgare chromosome 1H, MorexV3_pseudomolecules_assembly, whole genome shotgun sequence contains the following coding sequences:
- the LOC123411109 gene encoding putative B3 domain-containing protein Os10g0537100 has translation MEFSPTAPAGGEESQRVCASSSVVEKEHMFEKVVTPSDVGKLNRLVIPKQHAERYFPLDGAAAALAAEGSGGKGMVLSFEDRAGKAWRFRYSYWNSSQSYVMTKGWSRFVKEKRLGAGDTVLFGRGVGDSAARGRLFIDFRRRRPAEAYSATVAFPPPATSSLSHRLPLLPSVPFCPWRRDFGFGSTYGVASAASGSNRHVLFLRQQVPAAVVLKSVPVRAAASVLEPPTRPMPKRVRLFGVNLDSPDTEDGGACGVTPMVTSTLLQQLLPSPSSSTSSTAGKERQCSLDLGL, from the coding sequence ATGGAGTTCTCGCCAACCGCACCGGCCGGTGGCGAGGAATCCCAGAGGGTTTGCGCGTCTTCCTCGGTGGTGGAGAAAGAGCACATGTTCGAGAAGGTAGTGACCCCGAGCGACGTGGGGAAGCTGAACCGACTGGTCATCCCCAAGCAGCACGCCGAGCGCTACTTCCCGCTCGATGGCGCTGCCGCGGCGCTGGCAGCGGAGGGTAGCGGCGGCAAGGGGATGGTCCTCAGCTTCGAGGACCGCGCGGGAAAGGCGTGGCGGTTCCGGTACTCGTACTGGAACAGCAGCCAGAGCTACGTGATGACCAAGGGCTGGAGCCGCTTCGTCAAGGAGAAGCGCCTCGGCGCCGGCGACACCGTCCTGTTCGGCCGCGGGGTCGGCGACAGCGCGGCGCGCGGCCGCCTCTTCATCGATTTCCGCCGCCGGCGCCCGGCCGAAGCCTACAGCGCCACCGTAGCTTTCCCTCCGCCGGCGACGTCGTCTTTGTCACACCGGCTGCCGCTCCTCCCGTCTGTGCCGTTCTGCCCATGGCGGCGGGACTTCGGCTTCGGAAGCACCTACGGCGTCGCCTCGGCCGCGTCGGGATCCAACCGTCATGTGCTATTCCTGCGGCAACAGGTGCCCGCGGCTGTGGTGCTCAAGTCCGTGCCGGTGCGCGCCGCGGCGTCCGTACTGGAGCCGCCGACGAGGCCTATGCCTAAGCGAGTCCGGCTGTTCGGCGTGAACCTCGATAGCCCGGACACGGAAGACGGCGGCGCCTGCGGAGTCACGCCGATGGTGACCTCGACGCTCCTGCAGCAGCTGCTGCCTTccccgtcgtcgtcaacgtcgtcgACGGCGGGTAAGGAGAGGCAGTGCTCCCTGGATCTTGGATTGTGA